In a genomic window of Candidatus Gorgyraea atricola:
- the tpiA gene encoding triose-phosphate isomerase, whose product MRRPIIAGNWKMNKTVQEAMDVAVGLKRKFYTFSEADVVICPPFTALSKIHDEIIDSSIMLGAQDMYWEAEGAFTGEISPNMLRDAGCRYVIIGHSERRHIFGETDEDVNKKLKIVLKHGMVPIMCVGEKLEERDNGMTFEVLEKQLSRGLKDFQKDEVMRIVIAYEPVWAIGTGRTATPQQAQEAHKFIRDFIERTYTKEAAVKVRIQYGGSVKPDNISNLMSQEDVDGALVGGASLDVNSFTEIVKNAVL is encoded by the coding sequence ATGAGACGACCGATTATTGCTGGAAACTGGAAGATGAATAAGACTGTACAAGAGGCCATGGATGTGGCTGTAGGGTTAAAGAGAAAATTCTATACTTTTTCAGAGGCAGATGTTGTGATATGTCCTCCATTTACAGCGCTCAGTAAAATACATGATGAGATAATAGACTCGAGCATAATGCTGGGGGCGCAGGATATGTATTGGGAGGCAGAGGGTGCTTTTACAGGAGAGATCTCGCCCAATATGCTAAGGGATGCTGGATGCAGATATGTGATCATAGGCCATTCTGAGAGAAGGCATATATTTGGAGAGACAGATGAAGATGTAAATAAAAAGCTCAAGATCGTGCTAAAACATGGCATGGTTCCTATAATGTGTGTTGGCGAAAAGCTTGAGGAACGGGACAATGGCATGACATTTGAAGTATTGGAAAAGCAGCTATCAAGGGGCTTAAAGGATTTTCAGAAGGATGAGGTAATGCGTATTGTCATAGCTTATGAGCCAGTGTGGGCAATTGGCACAGGAAGGACTGCCACGCCGCAGCAGGCGCAGGAGGCGCATAAGTTTATCCGGGATTTTATAGAGCGCACTTATACTAAAGAGGCAGCTGTGAAAGTCAGGATACAGTATGGTGGAAGCGTAAAACCTGATAACATTTCAAATCTTATGTCGCAGGAAGATGTAGATGGCGCGCTGGTGGGCGGCGCAAGCCTTGATGTAAATTCATTCACGGAAATAGTTAAAAACGCTGTTTTATAA
- the secG gene encoding preprotein translocase subunit SecG, protein MYGVIITIHVIASIFLILVILLQAGRGGGLADSFGGSQMQSMFGTKSANVLSKLTAICAVAFIVTCLTLAIISSRRSKSVVDKVNIPAPVSVPQQTTTVDVSVAEPEAEATTITPDQTQEEAE, encoded by the coding sequence ATGTACGGAGTGATCATTACTATACATGTAATCGCGAGTATCTTTTTGATACTGGTAATACTCTTGCAGGCGGGAAGAGGCGGAGGTCTGGCTGATTCATTCGGTGGTTCGCAGATGCAGAGCATGTTTGGCACAAAGAGCGCAAATGTACTTTCAAAGCTTACTGCTATATGCGCAGTCGCATTTATAGTAACGTGTCTGACTCTTGCGATTATTTCGAGCCGCAGGTCTAAATCTGTCGTAGATAAGGTTAATATACCTGCGCCTGTGTCAGTACCCCAGCAAACAACAACAGTTGATGTTAGTGTTGCAGAGCCAGAAGCAGAGGCAACTACTATAACTCCAGACCAGACGCAAGAGGAAGCTGAATAA
- a CDS encoding peptide-binding protein: MLKIIRAVFKKAALLFLLLGLLGFRPDYGDAIVAGSIGEPRTLIPILASDSASGAICGLVFNGLVKYDKDLNLVGDLAETWDVSEDGLEITFYLRKGVRWHDGAPFTARDVEFTYKSLIDPNVRTAYSGDFQMVEKFDVLDDYRLKVTYKEPFSPGLSSWGMNIMPRHLLEKEDLNKTEFSRSPIGTGRYKFSLWKTGERLELVSNHDYFEGRPHIDRYIYRIIPDQATMFLELRSEGVDYIGLTPLQFSRQTQTKFFKEDFQKFRFPSFGYTYLGYSLKDPRFQDLKVRQAINYAIDKEEIIRGVLLGLGRVATGPFLPESWAYNKDVKAIGYNPDKARLLLKEAGWQDRDGDGILEKDGGKFSFTVVTNQGNEQRRMTAEIIQRRLKEVGIELKIKIIEWSSFVSEFIDKRRFEAVLLGWGLGQDPDMYDIWHSSKTKEGEFNFVGYGNKEVDGLLLEGRRTFDQNERARIYHRIHEILYEEQPYLFLYVPDSLPIIHGRFKGIEVGAAGIGHNFIEWYVSKSEQKYIR, from the coding sequence ATGCTTAAAATTATAAGGGCCGTCTTTAAAAAGGCGGCCCTTTTGTTTTTATTGTTAGGTCTTTTAGGATTCAGGCCTGATTATGGGGATGCGATCGTGGCTGGCTCCATTGGCGAGCCGCGCACACTCATTCCTATATTAGCGTCTGATTCTGCGTCAGGCGCGATCTGTGGACTTGTATTCAATGGCCTTGTGAAATACGATAAGGATCTGAATTTAGTCGGAGACCTGGCTGAGACATGGGATGTCTCAGAAGACGGGCTTGAGATCACATTTTATTTAAGAAAAGGTGTAAGGTGGCACGACGGCGCGCCTTTTACAGCAAGGGATGTGGAATTTACTTATAAAAGCCTGATCGATCCGAATGTAAGGACAGCGTATAGCGGTGATTTTCAGATGGTTGAGAAATTCGATGTCTTGGATGACTATAGATTAAAGGTCACGTATAAAGAGCCGTTCTCGCCAGGCCTTTCGAGCTGGGGCATGAATATTATGCCGCGACATTTGCTTGAGAAAGAGGATCTAAATAAAACAGAATTTTCAAGATCGCCCATTGGCACAGGGCGATATAAATTTAGTCTCTGGAAAACAGGAGAGAGACTTGAGCTCGTCTCGAATCATGATTATTTTGAAGGGCGGCCGCATATTGATAGATATATTTACAGGATCATACCTGACCAGGCAACCATGTTTCTGGAGCTGCGCTCAGAGGGCGTAGATTATATTGGGCTTACGCCTTTACAATTCAGCCGCCAGACACAGACAAAATTTTTCAAAGAAGATTTTCAAAAGTTTCGCTTTCCGAGTTTTGGTTATACATATCTGGGATACAGTTTAAAGGATCCGAGGTTTCAGGATCTAAAGGTCAGGCAGGCAATAAATTATGCAATAGATAAGGAAGAGATTATTCGCGGCGTACTTCTGGGTCTTGGTAGGGTTGCAACAGGACCTTTTTTGCCAGAGTCATGGGCATACAATAAGGATGTTAAGGCCATAGGTTATAATCCTGATAAGGCGAGGCTGCTTTTGAAGGAAGCTGGGTGGCAGGATAGAGATGGTGACGGGATTTTAGAAAAAGATGGCGGGAAATTTTCATTTACTGTTGTTACAAATCAGGGAAATGAGCAGCGCAGGATGACAGCTGAGATTATTCAGCGCAGGCTCAAAGAAGTAGGCATTGAGCTTAAGATAAAGATAATCGAATGGAGTTCTTTTGTGAGTGAATTTATTGACAAGCGCAGGTTTGAAGCTGTGCTTTTAGGCTGGGGCCTTGGCCAGGACCCTGATATGTATGATATCTGGCATTCGTCAAAGACAAAAGAGGGCGAATTTAATTTTGTTGGGTATGGAAATAAAGAGGTGGATGGGTTGCTTTTAGAAGGCCGCCGCACTTTTGATCAAAACGAACGCGCAAGGATCTATCACAGGATCCATGAGATCCTTTACGAGGAGCAGCCGTATCTATTTTTATACGTTCCAGACAGTCTGCCTATTATTCATGGCAGGTTTAAAGGCATTGAGGTCGGCGCAGCAGGCATTGGCCATAATTTCATAGAGTGGTACGTGTCGAAAAGCGAACAGAAATACATAAGATAG
- a CDS encoding ABC transporter permease — protein sequence MIKYIFRRIIGLIPLLLGITIITFAVIHLAPGKPTDMETQFNPKVSLEARQRMMTLYGLDKPIHVQYTDWLKRLLRFDFGVSFVDSRPVIKKIGERIPVTLGINLASMILILLIAIPIGVSSAVKEKSFYDRSMTVFVFIGFAIPTFWLSLMLMDLVGVRWGLLPVSGIKSLEFDKFNFVEKVIDIARHLILPVIVSAFGGLAGISRYMRSNMVHVLKQDYIRTARAKGLKEKDVIYKHALKNALLPVVTILGLSVPGLIGGSVIFESIFSIPGMGRLFYESVMARDYPVIMGVLVIGAALTLLGNLLADVSYAAVDPRIKYE from the coding sequence ATGATTAAATATATTTTTCGTAGAATAATAGGGCTAATTCCACTTCTCCTGGGTATAACCATAATTACCTTTGCAGTGATACATCTTGCGCCAGGTAAGCCCACTGACATGGAGACGCAATTTAATCCAAAGGTCTCGCTCGAGGCCAGGCAGAGGATGATGACTTTGTATGGGCTGGATAAGCCTATTCATGTGCAGTATACAGATTGGCTCAAAAGGCTTTTGCGATTTGATTTCGGTGTTTCTTTTGTTGATTCAAGGCCAGTCATTAAAAAGATAGGTGAGCGCATACCAGTTACGCTTGGCATAAATCTTGCATCAATGATCTTGATCTTATTGATCGCTATTCCTATAGGCGTGAGCTCTGCAGTAAAAGAGAAAAGTTTCTATGATAGATCAATGACAGTGTTCGTGTTCATTGGTTTTGCCATACCTACTTTCTGGCTGAGCTTGATGCTTATGGATCTTGTAGGTGTGCGGTGGGGGCTTTTGCCTGTCTCAGGCATAAAGTCGTTGGAGTTCGATAAGTTTAATTTTGTTGAGAAGGTGATTGATATTGCGCGGCATTTAATCCTGCCTGTTATTGTTTCAGCATTCGGAGGCCTTGCTGGGATCTCACGATATATGCGCAGTAACATGGTGCATGTCTTGAAACAGGATTATATCAGGACTGCAAGGGCAAAGGGTCTGAAGGAAAAAGATGTGATTTATAAGCACGCTCTAAAGAATGCGCTTTTGCCAGTCGTGACTATTTTAGGATTATCAGTGCCAGGCCTTATAGGCGGCAGTGTTATATTTGAATCGATTTTCAGCATCCCTGGTATGGGCAGACTTTTTTACGAATCAGTAATGGCTCGGGATTATCCTGTGATTATGGGAGTCTTAGTGATTGGCGCAGCACTGACCTTATTAGGAAATCTCCTGGCAGATGTCTCTTACGCAGCAGTTGATCCAAGGATAAAGTATGAATAA
- a CDS encoding ABC transporter permease — protein MNKLMIFGIVIVAFFAIIAILAPFIAPYDPGKIDIENILIGPSKAHLFGTDSLGRDLFSRMVYGTRISLLVGLIAVGISALIGILLGSIAGYYGRWVDLLIMRFVDIMLCFPTFFLILAVIALLEPSIVNIMLIIGITSWMGVARLIRAEILSLKERDFIYAERAIGASDFRIIVKHLIPNAMAPVLVSITLGIAAAILVESSLSFLGIGVQPPTPSWGNILSEGKSVMGAAWWMMLFPGLAIFITVLGYNLLGEGLREKLLKT, from the coding sequence ATGAATAAATTAATGATTTTTGGAATCGTAATTGTGGCCTTTTTTGCAATAATAGCAATCCTTGCGCCATTTATTGCACCTTATGATCCTGGCAAGATTGATATTGAAAATATTCTTATAGGGCCGTCAAAGGCGCATCTTTTTGGTACTGATAGTCTGGGCAGGGATTTATTTAGCCGCATGGTTTATGGCACGCGCATATCTTTATTGGTCGGCCTGATAGCAGTGGGTATTTCTGCGCTTATTGGAATTTTACTGGGGTCAATCGCAGGCTATTACGGCAGGTGGGTGGATCTCTTGATCATGAGATTTGTAGATATCATGCTTTGTTTCCCAACATTTTTTCTAATATTAGCTGTGATCGCGCTTTTAGAGCCAAGTATAGTGAACATTATGCTTATAATCGGCATTACGAGCTGGATGGGTGTTGCGCGACTCATCAGGGCAGAGATATTGAGTTTAAAGGAAAGGGATTTTATATACGCTGAGAGGGCGATCGGCGCAAGTGACTTCAGGATCATCGTAAAGCACCTGATCCCCAATGCCATGGCGCCTGTACTCGTGAGCATCACCCTTGGCATCGCAGCTGCGATTTTAGTGGAGTCGAGTCTGAGCTTCCTGGGCATAGGCGTGCAGCCACCCACGCCAAGCTGGGGCAACATCTTGAGTGAGGGCAAATCCGTAATGGGCGCAGCCTGGTGGATGATGCTATTCCCAGGCCTGGCGATTTTCATAACAGTGTTAGGCTATAACCTTCTCGGCGAAGGCCTTCGCGAGAAACTTTTAAAGACTTAA